A single region of the Leclercia sp. AS011 genome encodes:
- the hypA gene encoding hydrogenase maturation nickel metallochaperone HypA — protein MHEITLCQQALELIEQQAHQHHAKRVTDVWLRVGAFSCVESSALEFCFELVCRGTLAEGCGLHLEEQQAECWCQDCQQYVQLLTHRVRRCPQCGGASLNIVADDGLHITRLEIEQE, from the coding sequence CGCTGGAATTGATCGAACAACAGGCCCATCAGCATCACGCGAAGCGGGTGACGGATGTCTGGCTGCGCGTCGGCGCTTTTTCCTGCGTGGAAAGCAGCGCGCTGGAATTTTGCTTTGAGCTGGTGTGCCGCGGCACCCTGGCGGAAGGCTGCGGGCTGCATCTCGAAGAGCAGCAGGCGGAATGCTGGTGTCAGGACTGCCAGCAGTATGTCCAGCTGCTCACCCACCGCGTTCGCCGCTGCCCACAGTGCGGCGGCGCGAGTCTGAATATCGTCGCCGACGACGGACTGCACATCACGCGTCTGGAAATTGAACAGGAGTAA